The Mycolicibacterium monacense genome contains the following window.
GCGACAAACCCTGAGCGCCACGCGGACTGCCACGTTTCACCAAGGTCGGACGCAACCTAGCCGACGAGCGAACGTTCTTCTCGGGAGTACTCACTACCTGAGTGCACCCGATAGACCCCTCAGTTGGAGCCGTGGATGCCAAGCGAGGACCGGTGAGTGGACGTCAGCACCGTAGCGGCGTCGACCGTCCTATACCCGGGGACCGATCAGGAGGTGCGCTGGCCGCTCGGGTAGTTCTCCAAGCAATCTATTAGTTCGTTCAGTCGTGCAAGCAGCTGCTGCCTGTGTCGCGGGTTGATACCGGCAAAGAGTCTCTGCAGAAAGTCGTAATGACCGGGCAGAAACTCGGTCATGAACTGATCGCCCTTCTTCGATATCGCGACCACAACCGAGCGCCGATCGCGGGGATTCACCTTGCGTGTGACAAAACCTGCCTTGGTCAGCGTGTCCACCACGCTCGTCAGGCTGGCTTGGCGTACGGAAATAGAATCGGCCAGTGCGCCCATCGTCATCGGCCCGTCGGCGCGCTTCAGGACGGTCAGAACGTTGAACTGGCTCATCGAGAGGTCTACCGGCGTCAACTCATCGACGGCGACCCGACCGAAGGCGGTCACAGCACGGTAGAGCGCAAGCGGGAGCGCCAACGAAGAGGGGTCGTGATCGGGTCCGGCTTCGCGGGTCTTGGCCGCGACCTGTTGGGCCATCGTCAACTTCTCGGTACTCATGAAGTCCCTTGCAACGTTGATCAGCGGTTCGGCAGACATCTCCACCGGGTGGTGATCATACCGGCAAATGGTCGGTGGTCTTTCTTTCCGCTCACCGATATTCGGCCCGTTTACAATTCAGTTAGCTATACAGCGTGACGGGGGTCGCACTCAAGACGTAGGGGTTCACTTCGGAGGCATCGACCGGATTCGTTGAAGAAGTTCTGTGCTTTCGGGGTAGGCACGGTCGCGAAACTCCGAGGCCGCAACGCTTTGGAAGAAGTCCACGACGGGCTCAAGCGTCCTGCTGCGGATACCGGCGTTCGTCGCCATTCGTTCCGCGAGCGCGGAGTCTTTCGTAATGGTGCTAGCGGGGGCGCGGTTCCTAACTGACTCGGTGTCGTGGCGGAAGTACGCCGCCGCCGTGGTGAGACCCGAGTCCCCCCCGCTGCACTCCGCGATCGCGTCGGCTACCTCGCCGGCATTCAATCCCATCGCCTCAGCGATTAAGAGGGCTTCCGCCGAAGCGAGGTACCAGCTGTACTTGATGTGCTGGTTGAGAAGCTTGGTGGCATATCCCGCACCTCGATGGCCGCAGTACACCAAGGTGCGCGAGACGGCGGCGAGGACATCGGCATCAGGGCCGAGCACCCCGCTTGGGCCTCCGACCAGAACGGTCATGTTCGGCGCCTTTCGGCTGACGGGGCAATCGACAAAACGCCTCCCAGCCGCGTCGTAGGCCTGACCGATGATTGCTGCGACCTCGGGATTACAGGTCGACATATCCAGCAGGGCGGCCCCGTCGGCAAGGCCGGCCAGGACACCTCGCTCCGACCCGAGCGCCACCTCCAGCACCTGACTCGGCCCCGGGAGGAACGTCAAAACGACATCACATGCGCCGGCCAACTCACGCG
Protein-coding sequences here:
- a CDS encoding NAD(P)-dependent oxidoreductase; translated protein: MRRVGVIGLGGMGSALAASLLATDHYVVCFDIRPDVLRPIVELGAEAAADARELAGACDVVLTFLPGPSQVLEVALGSERGVLAGLADGAALLDMSTCNPEVAAIIGQAYDAAGRRFVDCPVSRKAPNMTVLVGGPSGVLGPDADVLAAVSRTLVYCGHRGAGYATKLLNQHIKYSWYLASAEALLIAEAMGLNAGEVADAIAECSGGDSGLTTAAAYFRHDTESVRNRAPASTITKDSALAERMATNAGIRSRTLEPVVDFFQSVAASEFRDRAYPESTELLQRIRSMPPK
- a CDS encoding MarR family winged helix-turn-helix transcriptional regulator — encoded protein: MSTEKLTMAQQVAAKTREAGPDHDPSSLALPLALYRAVTAFGRVAVDELTPVDLSMSQFNVLTVLKRADGPMTMGALADSISVRQASLTSVVDTLTKAGFVTRKVNPRDRRSVVVAISKKGDQFMTEFLPGHYDFLQRLFAGINPRHRQQLLARLNELIDCLENYPSGQRTS